The region ACTCTGATGATGAATAAAAATATGTATGTTTCTAAAACCAATTCTTAATAACCCATTAAAGAGCCCTTTGGCAAAAGGGAAAAGTGAAGGACCTGGTATATGAATTGTTCCATTGTTTTCTGGTGGTTCAACACCATAACTTGCTGCTCCATAATAAAAAGGTGGTAAAATTACAACATCCATCTCTTTTTCAATAATTTCAAGAGCTCTTATAATTAGTAAAGTATCAACACCAACCACTAAATGCTCACTATGATATTCAATGACTCCAACAGGTAAAACAACTGGGGTATTGTCTTTTATTGCTTTTCTTATCTGGTCCGGAAACATCATTTCATACTTCATTTCTCCCCCTCTTTATTTTCAATTTTAATATTTTAAAATCCCTCTCATACCCCATTGTGCTTGGAAAATTTTCCTATTTTTTGACATTACACTTCAATTATTTTCATCAGTTCACTACTTAATAATTCAGCACCTTCTTTTTTTACTATCACACCGTTTTCCCACCTTAAACCAAAGTCATCACAATATAAAAATGTATCAACTTGAAATGTCATATTTTCTTCAAGATAATAATCAGAGTTTGTTTCCATCCAGGGTCTTTCAACTTCAATCATCCCAATTCCATGACACGGGCCATAAAGGATATTTTTCCCAACTCCTATTTTTTCTCCATATTCAAAAAATTTCTTAGCAACATCCCCTGCTTTAACTCCGCTTTTAATCCAGTCAATTGTTTTTTTGTGCATATCAAGCCCAGCAGAGACAAGTTTTTTCATCTCTTCTGACATTTTCCCTATACATACAGGTCTTCCTACACTTGAAGAATATCCTGCTACTCTTGCCCCAATATTTAACTGAATTAAATTGTTTTTTCCTAATTTTGTATACGAAGGTCTACCAATTGCATTTGTTGAGTTTTTTCCGGCAAGAACATACTGAGGATGTCCTTCATATTCTGCTCCATTTTTATATAAGGACTCCTCAATAATTCCAACAAGTTGTAATTCTGTCATTTCTGGTTTCATATTCTCAATTGCTTCTTTTAATGCAATTTCTGAAATTTTAAATGCCTCTTTCATCATTTTTATTTCAACTTCACTTTTTTTTATTCTCATATCAACCATTATTTCATCACTTTTTATTATTTCTGCATCAGGTTCTGCTTGTTTTATTGCTTCATAGATAGGTATAGGAAATATTTGGTATCCAGCAATTCCGATTTTCTTTACTTTTTCTCCAACCATCTCTTTGAAAACAATTGAAAAATTATCAAGTTTCATCCCTGGATATTCTGGTTCTGCACTTTCTCTATACTGTAAAATTCTATATATCTTTTTAACTCTGCTTCTATTCATTGCAAATGTTTCACTTTCAGGTCCAATAAGAAGTGCAATTCCCCCATTTTTAGAAATTGCAACCCCAGATGTCTCAAATATAGGCCAGTAATCAGTCAAATACCTTACATTTGCAAAATCTGCTTCATTTGATTGAACAATCAAAATATCCAGGTTTTTTGCTTTCACTTTCTCAACTACTTCCTTCCATCTTTTTTCAAATTCACTATCCGGTATTTTTATTTCCATTTTTTACTCCTTTTTCATATATACCACATGATTTTCTTATAATTAATTTTGTATCAATTTTCACTTTTTTAATATCACTGAATTTTCTTTTCCCTTTTATTTTATCCATCAATAATTCTGCTGCACTCTCCCCTATTTTCTCTGCTTGCTGGTCAACTGTCGTTAAAGGGGATTCTAATATCTGACCGACTTCCATATTTCCATAACCCACTAAAGAAATATCTTCAGGAACTCTTAAATTTAATTCTCTAAGTGCTTTGTATGCACCTACTGCAACCTCATCATTACAGGCAAAAATTGCATCTGCATTATAGTTTAAAAAATATTTTTTAGTTTCAAAATATCCATCTTCTAAACTCCACTTTGTAAATCTTATTATTTTCTCTTTTATTTTATATTTTTCAATTGCATTTATATATCCATTTCTTCTCTCATCTGCACTTGAATCACCAACAGGTCCTAATAAATGTAAAATTTTTTTATTCCCGAGTTCTATTAAATGTTCTGTTATTAAAAATCCCCCTTTATAGTCATCTGACATAACTATATCTGCAGAAATACCAGGAATTTCTACATCTATTATTACAATAGGTATCTCTTTACTAATTTTGTCAACTGTTGACCTGTTTGTATGTGTATAATAAGAGGAAATAAGAAATAACCCCTTCCTTTTTTCTTTTAAAATTTTTCTTAAATATATCTTTTCTTCAATTGGGTTATCTCTTTCCGAAAAAATTGTAAATTCTATTCCTTCTCTGCTTAATACTTTCTGGATTCCTGAAATTATCTGGAAATAAAAAGAGTTTCTTAAATTTGGCACTTTTATTACAATCAGGTCTTTTATTGTATTTTGCCCATTATTAAATTCCTGTGTTAAAAAAGTCCCCTTACCTGGCATTCTAAAAAGTAAGTTCTCATTTATCAATTCAATTATTGCTTCTCTTACAGTCATTCTGCTAATACCAAATTCCTCTGCTAATTTTTCTTCTGAAGGAATTTTTTCCCCTGGAAGAATTCTCCCTTTTCTTATATCTTCAAGAAGTTTCTCTTTAATTTGTTTTGATAACGGTACATAACTATTACTTTTTATTTTTCCCATTTTTTATTTTCCTCATTTTTTTGTCTGATATCATTATACATTGAAAAAAAATTTTGTCAAGAGGTAAAATTGAACCTAAAATTCTGTTATGGGAAGATTTTTAAAGATACCATCCTTTTCTCTGCAAACTATAAAAATCATATGGTATAATGCCAAGAAAAAATATTATTTTTATAATAGATATGTGAAAAATTATTTTATTTTTGTATAAAACCATCCTGTTCTAAATATTTTAAAACCTCTCTCACAGGTGTTCTGCTTACCTTGAATTTTTTACAAAGGATTTCTTCTGTTAAATGACTATTATTATTTAAAATAAATTCGTTAATCTTTTCCCTTGATTTATCTTTTTTTGTTTCCATTTTATTCCCCTTTTTGTATTCAATTTATCATCCTTATTTTTTTGTTAAGTCATTTTCTAATTTGCTATTCCTTCTGTTTTTATATATTTTCACATCTTTTTTGTATACATTATAATCTATTCTTTTCAAGATAATTTTCAACAAAGTTAATTTATAAATTTTTCTCTTCATGTAATTTCAATATGAAACCATCTAATTATTGCCACGCATTCTTCAACACACCAAAATGCAGCAAAAATTTCTTTATTATTCAGTTTAATAATAGTTGGTAAACCAAATTTTAAAATATTCATTTCTTTCACTATATTCCTTTGCTTACGAGTAAGTTGGGAAAAATGTTCGCCCCATAAAGGTACTTCTTCATCGTTAATCCACTTATTTCCATCTAAATGTGAAATATTAGCCCATAAACCTGGTTTATCAGTTCTTCTGTATAAACTCAAAATTTTATTATCTTCAAGATATATAGGAGTACATGTCTGTCCTTTCAAACCTGTTGATTGAGGGGCAGAAAAAGTTTTTGCCCTATCCTGAGAAATAGCATAATGGATTTCCATGTCTTTCTTGTCTTTTAGATTATGTGTCCAGCAAACAGACAGAAGTTGTTCATTCGCAATTTTTATTAGTTTTTGTTCCCAATAAACAATTTCTTTGTTAGAACCATCCATAACAATAGAATATTCAGACCATGTTTT is a window of bacterium DNA encoding:
- a CDS encoding Xaa-Pro peptidase family protein produces the protein MEIKIPDSEFEKRWKEVVEKVKAKNLDILIVQSNEADFANVRYLTDYWPIFETSGVAISKNGGIALLIGPESETFAMNRSRVKKIYRILQYRESAEPEYPGMKLDNFSIVFKEMVGEKVKKIGIAGYQIFPIPIYEAIKQAEPDAEIIKSDEIMVDMRIKKSEVEIKMMKEAFKISEIALKEAIENMKPEMTELQLVGIIEESLYKNGAEYEGHPQYVLAGKNSTNAIGRPSYTKLGKNNLIQLNIGARVAGYSSSVGRPVCIGKMSEEMKKLVSAGLDMHKKTIDWIKSGVKAGDVAKKFFEYGEKIGVGKNILYGPCHGIGMIEVERPWMETNSDYYLEENMTFQVDTFLYCDDFGLRWENGVIVKKEGAELLSSELMKIIEV
- a CDS encoding GntR family transcriptional regulator yields the protein MGKIKSNSYVPLSKQIKEKLLEDIRKGRILPGEKIPSEEKLAEEFGISRMTVREAIIELINENLLFRMPGKGTFLTQEFNNGQNTIKDLIVIKVPNLRNSFYFQIISGIQKVLSREGIEFTIFSERDNPIEEKIYLRKILKEKRKGLFLISSYYTHTNRSTVDKISKEIPIVIIDVEIPGISADIVMSDDYKGGFLITEHLIELGNKKILHLLGPVGDSSADERRNGYINAIEKYKIKEKIIRFTKWSLEDGYFETKKYFLNYNADAIFACNDEVAVGAYKALRELNLRVPEDISLVGYGNMEVGQILESPLTTVDQQAEKIGESAAELLMDKIKGKRKFSDIKKVKIDTKLIIRKSCGIYEKGVKNGNKNTG
- a CDS encoding GntR family transcriptional regulator; translation: METKKDKSREKINEFILNNNSHLTEEILCKKFKVSRTPVREVLKYLEQDGFIQK